In a single window of the Solea solea chromosome 14, fSolSol10.1, whole genome shotgun sequence genome:
- the LOC131472855 gene encoding LON peptidase N-terminal domain and RING finger protein 3-like, with amino-acid sequence MRTERGSMLQLAAEAFRSKNFDLAADIYECQLVGVGDPGNRQELMVKWADALALGGKFPEAFAVYRQASEIESLTPGQLENLIDFLSGSIRRQDAGESRSCSPGRGEEEAAAVATAAAAAATAATAVVRPAVGATGCGRPDFSCPICLSFLFEPVTLPCGHCFCKKCLEREKKGKICKQCGDSSVSAGLHSEYRVNVILSGLLTKCFPSLQQAGRLRREGNGLYAERKMEAALEKYNQAIMMAPMDHILFSNRSQIHLSLKHYEKALRDAEMACRLKPLWSKGHIRKAQALVSLGRAEEALREYLVCLSMEPDCRLAKAESYKLLSHLLAPVMDQVPEHILDFSNILSSRAHIKNSIPSSAPFQTLNPNILPSESRRTSSPSAQEMSDCSKDKGLGKPDTWRSIHSFMLKRKRRNSEEDEKVDGQRRGRGDEHKRFRSESTAETDSLGSEIASVLDPTDLECSLCMRLFYEPVTTPCGHTFCLRCLERCLDHNPKCPLCKEQLSEYLVQRQYSKTLLVENLISKYLPSELMERQKVHQEEMAEFSNLNKNVPIFVCTMAFPTVPCPLHIFEPCYRLMIRRCMETGTNCFGMCLADNLKGFADYGCLLEICDVKFFSDGRSVVDTIGRRRFKIIKHREKDGYNTADIEYLEDTKVEGEEERELQSLHDSVYDQALVWVNSLRDEQKARIEGHFGPMPEKDSELQASPNGPSWCWWLLAVLPLEGRAQLPFLALTSLKDRLSGMRKVLLFITQSRHR; translated from the exons atgaggacagagagaggaagcatGCTGCAACTCGCCGCGGAGGCTTTCCGGTCCAAGAACTTCGACTTGGCGGCGGATATTTACGAGTGTCAGCTGGTGGGAGTCGGAGACCCGGGGAACCGACAGGAGCTGATGGTGAAGTGGGCTGACGCCCTCGCTCTTGGGGGTAAATTCCCCGAAGCTTTCGCGGTCTACCGGCAAGCCTCAGAGATAGAGAGTCTGACACCTGGTCAGCTGGAAAACCTCATAGATTTTTTATCGGGGAGTATCAGGAGGCAGGACGCGGGTGAAAGCCGGAGCTGTAGCccggggagaggagaggaggaggcggcggcggtggcgacggcggcggcggcagcagctaCTGCAGCTACTGCTGTCGTTCGCCCCGCTGTCGGTGCCACAGGTTGCGGGCGTCCCGACTTCTCCTGCCCGATATGTCTGAGCTTTCTGTTCGAACCCGTGACTTTGCCGTGCGGACACTGCTTCTGTAAGAAGTGTCTGGAGcgagagaagaaggggaagatTTGTAAGCAGTGCGGGGACAGCAGCGTGTCCGCCGGGCTCCACAGTGAGTACCGGGTCAACGTGATCCTCAGCGGTCTGTTGACCAAGTGCTTCCCGAGCCTGCAGCAGGCAGGCCGGCTGAGGCGCGAGGGCAATGGGCTGTACGCTGAGAGGAAGATGGAAGCCGCGCTGGAGAAATACAACCAAGCCATAATGATGG CACCAATGGACCACATCCTCTTCAGTAATCGCTCCCAGATCCACTTAAGTCTAAAACACTATGAGAAGGCTCTGAGAGACGCAGAGATGGCCTGCAGACTAAAGCCTCTCTGGTCTAAG GGTCACATACGTAAGGCCCAGGCGCTGGTGTCGCTGGGCAGAGCAGAGGAAGCCTTGAGAGAGTACCTGGTCTGTTTGTCCATGGAGCCTGACTGTAGACTGGCTAAGGCCGAGTCTTACAAG CTCCTCAGTCATCTCCTGGCTCCAGTCATGGATCAGGTCCCTGAGCACATCTTAGACTTCTCCAACATACTGTCTTCCAGAGCACACATCAAAAACAGCATCCCTTCCAGTGCTCCCTTCCAG acTCTTAATCCTAACATATTGCCGTCCGAGTCCAGGCGAACCTCCAGTCCTTCTGCACAAGAGATGTCAGATTGCAGCAAGGATAAAGGTCTGGGAAAACCTGACACCTGGAGGTCCATTCACAGTTTTATGCTCAAGCGCAAACGAAGGAACTCGGAGGAGGACGAGAAGGTGGACGGGCAGCGACGGGGGAGGGGCGATGAACACAAGAGATTCAGATCTG AGTCCACGGCTGAGACTGATTCACTGGGTTCTGAGATCGCTTCTGTCTTGGACCCGACAGATCTGGAATGTTCCCTTTGTATGAG ACTGTTCTATGAGCCAGTGACGACGCCATGCGGTCACACCTTCTGTCTTCGGTGTTTGGAGCGGTGTCTGGACCATAACCCAAAGTGTCCTCTCTGTAAAGAACAGCTGTCTGAG taCCTGGTCCAGAGACAGTACTCTAAGACCCTATTAGTGGAGAATCTGATATCCAAGTATCTTCCCTCTGAGCTCATGGAGAGACAGAAGGTCCACCAGGAGGAAATGGCTGAGTTCTCCAA TCTGAACAAGAATGTGCCTATATTCGTGTGCACCATGGCCTTCCCCACTGTGCCCTGTCCCCTCCATATCTTCGAGCCATGCTACAGACTGATGATTCGCCGATGCATGGAGACGGGAACCAACTGCTTCGGCATGTGTCTAGCAGACAACCTGAAGGG GTTTGCAGACTACGGCTGCCTGTTGGAGATCTGTGATGTCAAGTTCTTCTCTGATGGTCGTTCAGTGGTGGACACCATTGGCAGACGGAGATTCAAAATCATCAAGCACAGAGAGAAGGATGGATACAATACAGCTGATATAGAGTACCTGGAGGACACCAAG GTGGAAGGTGAAGAAGAGCGTGAGCTGCAGTCTCTGCATGATTCAGTATATGACCAGGCCCTGGTCTGGGTCAACTCCCTGAGGGATGAGCAGAAGGCACGCATCGAAGGACACTTTGGACCCATGCCTGAGAAAGACTCCGAACTGCAG GCATCTCCGAACGGTCCATCATGGTGTTGGTGGTTACTAGCTGTTCTTCCATTAGAGGGCCGAGCTCAGCTGCCATTCCTGGCCCTCACCTCTCTGAAAGATCGTCTCAGCGGTATGCGCAAGGTGCTGCTCTTCATCACCCAGAGCAGACATCGGTGA
- the commd5 gene encoding COMM domain-containing protein 5 — MAAKDSSFLGSRIPPEIESMSKNLKDVDHEMFRRILKAVVSALEGKDSREVMKAIAESSAIPQERLSYIISGMYRVLSEAIRIPTSSLKQEAFKEDLRELRIPEDFITDFSSVVFGNRRAALEAASSQKDPHLPTVEDFKWRVDVAISTSSLARALQPSVLMQMKLSDGTFHRFEVPVSKFQELRYNVALILKEMNDLEKRSILKIQD; from the exons ATGGCGGCAAAGGACTCCAGCTTTCTGGGAAGCAGGATACCACCAGAGATTGAGTCAATGTCGAAAAACCTGAAGGATGTGGATCACGAGATGTTCAGAAGAATCCTGAAAG CTGTGGTCAGTGCTCTGGAGGGGAAGGACTCCAGAGAAGTAATGAAGGCCATCGCAGAGAGCAGCGCCATCCCACAGGAGAGACTCAGCTACATCATATCTGGGATGTACAGAGTCCTGTCTGAGGCCATCCGTATCCCCACATCATCACTCAAGCAGGAG GCCTTCAAAGAAGATCTCAGAGAATTAAG AATACCTGAGGACTTTATCACGGATTTCTCAAGTGTGGTTTTTGGAAATCG TCGTGCAGCACTGGAGGCAGCCTCCTCCCAGAAAGATCCTCACCTACCAACAGTAGAGGACTTCAAATGGAGAGTGGATGTTGCCATTTCTACAAG CTCTTTAGCCAGAGCCCTGCAGCCTTCTGTTCTCATGCAGATGAAACTGTCAGATGGGACTTTTCACCGCTTTGAG GTGCCCGTGTCAAAGTTCCAGGAGCTCCGCTACAACGTGGCTTTGATTCTCAAAGAGATGAACGATCTGGAGAAGAGGAGCATTCTCAAAATCCAAGACTGA